Below is a genomic region from Miscanthus floridulus cultivar M001 chromosome 1, ASM1932011v1, whole genome shotgun sequence.
ATGTGGCAGTGTATCATGTATTCATGTAAATGCTTGCATTCAATGCTTAGCCTATCCTTTGGTTGTCTCTGTTGGTTCAATTATTCTCTACTTCCAATCTGCTGTTTTAGTTTCAATTCTTTCCCCTGCAGATTCTTATGGCGCATTCCTTCAGGTGAACGAGGGTGAGCCAGTGTACGATTTCTGCTGGTACCCGTGTATGTCTTTGTCTGGTGGGTGATGAATTGCTTTCTTTGATATGTTCATGTTCCTTCTTTCTTTATGATCAATTAGTGAATTTGATGCAGACCCACCCACCTGTGTATTTGCAACCACCAGTCGTGATCATCCAATACACCTTTGGGATGCCACCAGTGGGGAAGTAAGAGTGGTGGTTCATGTTTTTTTGTGTTTCGTGTGTGGCTAACAAGTAATTCTGGTTCTGATTATTTGTTTTGGGAATTGCAGCTCCGGTGCACATACAGAGCATATGATGCCATGGATGAAATAACTGCTGCCCTTTCAATTTCTTTCAATTCTACAGGATCTAAGTATGTGCGGTGCACTCAGACTCTAAATTTAATTTGTGTTATGTAAGGAATTTTTCTGAAACATACTGTTTGTAGTCATGGatgggcgggcctggtgcaagcggtagagtcttaccgcctgtgaccggaaggtcccaggttcgagtcgcggtctcctcgcattgcacaggcgagggtaaggcttgccactgacagagcgggagctctctgcactgggtacgccctttttttacaCTGTTTGTAGTCATGGGATTCTGTTAGGTCTTATTCTCAGCATAAGAAATTAATGGTTTCTTACTCATTTTGTTGTGTGTAATGCTTATTGTCAAATATCATACTTTCATATCTTAAGACAACATATGGGTTAGTGGCCTAACTTCAGGCAATTAAACTGAAGACTGAAGTAAAATCTTCTTGAATATTTATTCATTGGGGGTATGTTGTTCTGCAGGCTGTTTGCTGGATACAACAAAGCTATAAGAGTGTTTGATGTTCATCGGCCTGGCAGAGATTTTGATCAATATTCTTTACTTAAGGGAGGTGAAGGGCCAACTGGTATGTGACAATTCCTGTTGTAAGTTTGGTGCCCTTGACATGCTTTGAATCATCCTTAAAACTCTGTTGGAGTATGTAGATCATAGATTCTTGAAATGTACTTCACATTCTTTTTCCTCAAACAATAGCATTCAATGAAACCACCAAAATAAGTTTTGTGCTAGAACTTGTCTACATAACTATCGTTTAGAGCACTATGATCAATGAGGCTGCACTATCAACAACTTTGCACTAAGCTTTACTCATAAAGATTTTGATTGCTTCATCTCAGCTCACTTTTGGCTAGTGGTTGTTGAACTTCCTTTGGTATGACTTGTGAAGTTACACAAACTTTGCTATAAGTGCTTGGCTTCTGAGCACTTGTTTTCATGACAGGTATAATATCTTCAATTTCCTTCTCTCCACAAAATGGGATGCTTGCTGTTGGTTCATACAGCCAGACAACTGCTGTGTATGCAGAGAGTAATATGGAGCCTTTGTATGTCTTACATGGGCAGATTGGTGGTGTCACACAGGTTGGGAAAGCAGTCGTGTACATTTGAACCTTACGGTATGAATAGCAGTTAACATTGATGAAAGTTTCAGGTGCTTTTTTCGAAAGATGGGAACTATCTGTATACTGGAGGGCGCAAGGTACCTATTTTCTCAACATATGGTCAGTTAGCATACTATtgggcagttcagggttcatatGATTTGCATAGATTTACTCAATCCTTTTGGTCTATGATATCAAATATCTATTGATCTTTTATCAGGATCCATACATATTATGTTGGGATATTCGCAATACTGTGGACATTGTTTACAAGTAAGAGCTTAATCATCTATTTTTTGCCTTTACAGAACAATTTATTTcttggattttttttaaatgatttgATGGTTACGTACAAGGCCTTATCTCATATGAACATATCAGAGTTTTTGTTTGTTTCTTTTGGTAAATAATAAAATATGTTCTTTGGTCATTTTATCTTATCTTAAATGTTTCATTTGGGCAGATCTTATAGGTATATTTTCAGCTATGGGTTTATGGCGTCTTGTGGCAGATATTGTTTATCGTCTCAATGCTGACCTATCTACTTCCATATGGCATACTTAAGTGGTTGTACGGATATGCTATTCGATTGGTTAGGTGTAGTAAGCTTGCTTTCCAGTGCGGGTTAACTAGATATATCCGCTTGCCATCATAACTGAAGCAAGCCTGTCCTTATATTGATCATATATTACTCTAGCAATCTTTCAATGTCTATACCAATGCAGTATATTTTACATCAGTTAATAAGTAGAACTGAACTACTATGTCGGTGCAGTATACTGGATTTTTAAGTGGAATTATGTCCCTTCTAGTTTATCTGTGCAAGCTTTTCTTATGTCCTTTTTTGTGTATGTGGTTTCATTAATAAGGTTGTACAGATCAGCTGATACTACTAATCAAAGAATATGTTTTGATATTGAGCCCTGCGGTAGACATCTAGCCACTGGTGGGCAGGTGAGGGCCAATTTTCTCATTTGAGTTAATTATGTTTTGAACCCTCAAAAACTGAAAGAGGAATTTCCGTATCTCCATAGGATGGCATGGTCCATGTATATGATCTTCAAGGTGGTCAATGGGTAACCGGCTTCCAAGCAGCAGCTGGTATGTCTCTTCTGAACTTGTATTTCCGGAGGAGGTTTAAAGGCGTGTTTGGTTGTGAACCTGGCAAAAGGCGCTTGGCCCGGGTGGCTCCCCAGGTCGTCGATTTCCAGCGCCTGGCGGCTGGATCGACCTGCTTGGGCGAGCGCCCCCAGGCCAGTGTCCCAACCAAAGACGCCTTAGTATGTCTCTATTTCTGTATTATATCCATTTTAATCTTATATCAACTTGATCTTAGATACTGTAAACGGGTTCTCGTTCCATCCATACCTTCCATTTGCTGTAACATCATCCGGGCACAGAAGATTTGGTATGCAAGATGAGTTTGAAGACGAGTTAAACTTGGCAGGTGCATGTTATATTGACTCTCAAAATTGCCTGGCAAATCATAGGTCTGATGCTTGAATGGGAGCTGTGACACATTTAATTTCGTGTGCTCTATTAGGTGATGAGAACAGCTGCTCTGTCTGGATGTTTTCTTCGTCACAAGAAGCTTGAAGCTTTTAGTGAAGATATTGGATCAGGCTGAAGCTAAGCAAGGCATTGGATGCACATTCAAAGCAGCACTGGAAAAAAAAATCACATGTACCGTGGCTGGCGTTATTGTGACTTTGATGTTCCTCTGCAGAGAGCATTGCGGCATTGGCCACTTCCTGTTGTGTTGGGTGTGATTGGTGTCTGCAAAATGCAAATGTATTCACTGACGTCTATAGAATCAATGGCTTATTTGGGGCTAATTTGTATCATGGCATTGTACGACACTCGCAGACGTTTTTGTCCTGACCCAACTGTTGTTGCAGAGTTCTTACTGGGAACCTCTGGGTATTGTCATGATCAGGGACAAATTTCAGACTTGCAACTGAACTGTTGACCAAGCCAAAATTTGGCCATGCCTTCTACATTTGGTTGTAATTTGGTTCAAGGCCAAAATTGGGATAGTCCTAAAAGATTTTTGCAGGCCAAGCTAGTCCATAAAAACAGCGGCATGATCTGAGCTGCCAATTTGCTGGCCCGAGCTCATTTGGCTGGCCAAACTGCATGCAAGGCGACGTGGCCAGCGAGCCATTGCCAATGGTAAAGTGTATATTTATTGCTTGAGAATATCACTCAAAATATTACCTCTCCTAAACCAGAGTTCAATTTATGCGCCCTTTTGAACCATCGTATTCTTTTGCAATTAAATATACGAAAGAGATCCATATGGACTACATCATAAAAAAAAGAGGATATTTAccttgttcgcttcgctgaaaagccaggctgaaaagcactgttggctaatttgttgtgagagaaaaacactgtatcatgactgataaaccaggttgataagttcaagcaaacaggACCAAAGTGTCAATGTGGGGTTCATACACCATACTCCTtccgtcccattgagtttgtcgcTCGGGAATCAGGATTGTGAGGGGGGCACGGTTTTCCAacgacaaactcaatgggacggagggagtacagctTAGAGCATTTGGGCAATGTTTAAGGACTAGTATGGTGGTGCGCGCATTCGCGCGCCTATGGGAACCACTTTTTAGTGTATTTGTGGAAACCGCTTTTTAGTGTTGGTACCTGCTGTCTTAGGTGGTTTATTTTGTAACATAGatctcttttttatatatttgcgATGTTTGTGTATAGTTAAATTTCGTTGGCTGGATATCACCTGGAGGTACATAGATTCTCTGTGGAGCATGGTAATGCTAAGAAAACGGAGTTGTGACAGTAGTCTGACGATATTTTAGTAGGATTTATCTAGGATTTACATAAGGCAAATATAGTTTCATATACAACTGGAACGACACGATTTCATAGCGACAGTTCGAACTGATACATCCATAGTATGTGGTTCCCATAGCTATGTCTAGATCACAGACATGACAAATAGTACATAGAAGTTGATGCATCATAGCCTGATGCATGCACCACAGAAGTCGATGCATTGTACTCTGGTAATTTATATATAGGTTTTATTTCTTCGAACAACAGTTCTTCGTAGGACGCAAAAGCTTGTTACATGTCGGCAATAGTACGGCAGCACCTAATTGGAACAATAAAGGAAGAATGTTTAGTATTTGAACCTAACTGGTGTGAGACAATGTATTGTGTACGTCTCTGTCCAGAACTAAGTCAGTTACGTGATAAGAGTTGGCAAGGAAGACCTTATCTTTTTGGTTGTTTATTGGTACATATTAGTCAGATGCTGTTTGGAGAATGTTACCTCTTGCGTACCAGAGATTCTGCTTCACTCCTGTGAGTGGCTACCTGTATCATCTTCCTGGTTTTTTTTTCTACATGGGAAAAAACCAGTCAGCACTATACTCGGTTTCTATGTTTAG
It encodes:
- the LOC136457051 gene encoding uncharacterized protein isoform X1, yielding MAAAQEEAAAAPPGGAENDATETEEALQGVSESDATAMAAAAEYSWPQLRFDRPPCRLYHFARQFRSSTSSGSNSGGENFLKGVKWSPDGSSFLTSSDDNSLRLFYLPEEAYSAAEPVAEAAVGGEDSYGAFLQVNEGEPVYDFCWYPCMSLSDPPTCVFATTSRDHPIHLWDATSGELRCTYRAYDAMDEITAALSISFNSTGSKLFAGYNKAIRVFDVHRPGRDFDQYSLLKGGEGPTGIISSISFSPQNGMLAVGSYSQTTAVYAESNMEPLYVLHGQIGGVTQVLFSKDGNYLYTGGRKDPYILCWDIRNTVDIVYKLYRSADTTNQRICFDIEPCGRHLATGGQDGMVHVYDLQGGQWVTGFQAAADTVNGFSFHPYLPFAVTSSGHRRFGMQDEFEDELNLAGDENSCSVWMFSSSQEA
- the LOC136457051 gene encoding uncharacterized protein isoform X2, with the protein product MAAAQEEAAAAPPGGAENDATETEEALQGVSESDATAMAAAAEYSWPQLRFDRPPCRLYHFARQFRSSTSSGSNSGGENFLKGVKWSPDGSSFLTSSDDNSLRLFYLPEEAYSAAEPVAEAAVGGEDSYGAFLQVNEGEPVYDFCWYPYPPTCVFATTSRDHPIHLWDATSGELRCTYRAYDAMDEITAALSISFNSTGSKLFAGYNKAIRVFDVHRPGRDFDQYSLLKGGEGPTGIISSISFSPQNGMLAVGSYSQTTAVYAESNMEPLYVLHGQIGGVTQVLFSKDGNYLYTGGRKDPYILCWDIRNTVDIVYKLYRSADTTNQRICFDIEPCGRHLATGGQDGMVHVYDLQGGQWVTGFQAAADTVNGFSFHPYLPFAVTSSGHRRFGMQDEFEDELNLAGDENSCSVWMFSSSQEA
- the LOC136457051 gene encoding uncharacterized protein isoform X3, with the translated sequence MAAAQEEAAAAPPGGAENDATETEEALQGVSESDATAMAAAAEYSWPQLRFDRPPCRLYHFARQFRSSTSSGSNSGGENFLKGVKWSPDGSSFLTSSDDNSLRLFYLPEEAYSAAEPVAEAAVGGEDSYGAFLQVNEGEPVYDFCWYPCMSLSDPPTCVFATTSRDHPIHLWDATSGELRCTYRAYDAMDEITAALSISFNSTGSKLFAGYNKAIRVFDVHRPGRDFDQYSLLKGGEGPTGIISSISFSPQNGMLAVGSYSQTTAVYAESNMEPLYVLHGQIGGVTQVLFSKDGNYLYTGGRKDPYILCWDIRNTVDIVYKSYRYIFSYGFMASCGRYCLSSQC